A DNA window from Argopecten irradians isolate NY chromosome 10, Ai_NY, whole genome shotgun sequence contains the following coding sequences:
- the LOC138333659 gene encoding uncharacterized protein isoform X9, with protein sequence MSENNYTLHSGMLERITKDTKGKEKREELWAVLKRNNYMFFFTDRTEHTIETHIGKLPINVHTVFTRREKEEKKYGGYIFTIFARDKSINIESNVKFKTNKKSIMEQWRGYISILAKDMIPHDLDLPTDTIQEMDFVLAELRRSTREPGVQRSERSRFSIDSGITHDSVSSVTVTTQRTSASGGSGGSGGSSAPSIDGRSGKRHKFSNNPEGDDVYPSWFISDCSRDKAMNIFTKVGTRYGNTLMRESAQAASHGTYVISYCSSAKDRIPVCDHFKVLRTRAGFRIDVEEKHPDMTNLTDVMMFFIKLNGADRTQSLTTNDLTLLGLVDSGYATYLPDKVDQPPRHSAAIPRNIQFREDRDRQNSEPPPGKVKRRDYDYEAPVSNPRPKTVTGATLQNEMKKYNMDQGQTREPVHSNRHFHPDMKGSNTVAPMRRGGRSELPKHTRVSMPDPTQLKQSPQSAAPWHRDFHVNTTSPPKQREETPPPPCEATSPLGYENDKPDFDKSAKRMAKAPPSFKAPQSPPKINETAIPPAPPVPGIPAPPPPPPIIGSSRDKLSQSPIKKHTGSLVTGRKKRLLSGDFDDVEHRFPNARRPTAPNIWGMPGSRNANVNYQDARMKQMRSQSVPNLANQLKGVKLSPPQKPINLDEKVTTSFIQRNPPRTVLPKQSVSFDSGNDRSGTRFNIGSKSPEVSSNEPEVDGSHPGGVGTITRKFGQMITTKKDNANPPRYVPTKPPPILPSPHSGPQVYANSDIQEEVYMNDQTDDLYVNDTVDGVKTPPVCPTHAQYVNTTKAVAEPVSSSSSGVETSGKPSVQALKKKLNLEAIIGGSAGKQKPEVQKVISPPAKGKRDIPLPAIPTEAHAEHIDEIYDFLEEG encoded by the exons GAATTATGGGCTGTACTGAAGAGAAATAACTACATGTTCTTTTTCACGGATCGAACAGAGCACACTATtgaaaca CATATCGGGAAGCTACCTATTAATGTTCACACCGTGTTTACAAGAAGAGAGAAGGAAGAGAAGAAATATGGCGGCTACATCTTCACAATATTTGCAAGAGATAAAAGTATTAACATTGAGTCGAATGTCAAGTTTAAG ACAAATAAGAAATCCATTATGGAGCAGTGGCGAGGCTACATTTCAATTCTAGCGAAG GATATGATACCGCACGACCTTGACCTCCCGACAGATACTATTCAGGAAATGGATTTTGTACTTGCGGAATTAAGGCGGTCCACTAGAGAACCAGGAGTTCAGAGGAGCGAGCGATCTCGTTTTAGTATTGACAGCGGAATCACTCATGATTCAGTCAGCAGTGTAACTGTAACTACGCAACGCACTTCCGCTTCCGGAGGATCAGGCGGAAGCGGAGGGAGCTCAGCTCCAAGTATTGATGGGCGTAGTGGGAAG AGACACAAATTCTCAAATAATCCTGAAGGGGATGATGTGTATCCCAGCTGGTTTATTTCTGACTGTTCTCGCGACAAAGCGATGAATATATTCACAAAAGTAGGTACCCGATATGGGAATACGTTGATGAGGGAGAGTGCCCAGGCGGCGTCCCATGGAACCTACGTCATCAGTTATTGTTCCAGTGCTAAGGACAG AATTCCCGTATGTGATCACTTTAAAGTACTAAGAACGCGTGCGGGATTTAGAATCGACGTCGAGGAAAAG CACCCTGACATGACGAATCTAACAGACGTTATGATGTTTTTCATCAAACTGAATGGTGCTGATCGTACGCAATCCCTGACCACTAACGATCTCACTCTACTGGGACTGGTAGATTCAGGATACGCCACGTATCTGCCCGACAAAG TTGACCAACCACCACGGCATAGCGCGGCTATACCACGAAACATCCAATTTAGGGAGGATCGAGATAGGCAGAATTCGGAACCACCACCAG GCAAAGTAAAACGACGCG ATTACGACTATGAAGCCCCGGTTTCTAATCCTCGGCCAAAAACCGTAACGGGAGCCACATTGCAAAATGAGATGAAAAAGTATAATATGGATCAAGGACAAACGAGag AGCCAGTCCATAGCAACAGACACTTTCACCCAGACATGAAAGGTAGCAATACGGTCGCTCCAATGCGAAGGGGTGGCCGTTCTGAGTTGCCCAAGCATACAAGAGTAAGCATGCCAGACCCGACACAGCTTAAACAATCACCCCAGTCTGCAG CACCATGGCATAGAGATTTCCATGTTAACACCACTTCTCCGCCTAAACAAAGGGAGGAAACTCCGCCACCACCTTGTGAGGCAACTTCTCCGCTAGGATATGAAAATGACAAGCCGgactttgacaaaa GCGCAAAGAGAATGGCGAAAGCTCCCCCTTCATTTAAAGCCCCACAAAGTCCTCCAAAAATCAACG AGACAGCGATACCACCTGCTCCTCCAGTACCTGGAATTCCTGCTCCTCCCCCTCCTCCACCGATAATAG GATCCTCTAGGGACAAACTCAGTCAGTCTCCCATCAAGAAACATACTGGTAGTTTGGTCACTGGAAGAAAAAAACGTTTGTTGAGCGGCGATTTTGATGACGTAGAACACAGGTTTCCAAATGCACGTCGACCAACCGCTCCTAACATCTGGGGAATGCCGGGTAGTCGAAATGCAAATGTTAATT ATCAAGATGCCAGAATGAAACAAATGCGCTCACAGTCTGTCCCTAATCTGGCAAATCAGCTGAAAGGTGTAAAGCTAAGCCCGCCGCAAAAACCAATTAACCTGGATGAAAAAG TGACCACTTCCTTTATACAACGGAATCCACCAAGGACAGTATTGCCAAAGCAGAGTGTTAGTTTCGACAGCGGAAATGATAGGTCTGGAACGAGGTTTAATATCGGAAGTAAGTCGCCGGAAGTGAGTTCTAATGAACCAGAGGTCGATGGTTCTCATCCCGGAGGTGTCGGCACGATAACCAGGAAGTTTGGTCAAATGATAACTACAAAAAAAGATAATG CTAACCCTCCGCGGTATGTACCAACCAAACCCCCACCTATACTACCATCACCACACTCTGGTCCACAAGTGTACGCAAACTCCGATATCCAGGAGGAAGTTTATATGAATGATCAAACCGATGACTTGTACGTGAATGACACTGTGGATGGCGTGAAAACCCCACCAGTTTGTCCCACGCATGCACAATATGTCAATACAACGAAAG CGGTTGCGGAGCCTGTTAGTTCATCTTCCAGTGGAGTTGAAACCTCAG GGAAGCCATCTGTGCAAGCTTTAAAGAAAAAACTAAATTTAGAGGCGATAATTGGTGGCTCTGCTGGGAAACAAAAACCAGAAGTAcaaaaagttatctcccctccaGCTAAGGGGAAAAGAGACATCCCACTCCCAGCTATACCAACAGAAGCACACGCAGAGCACATAGATGAAATATATGATTTTCTAGAGGAAGGTTAG
- the LOC138333659 gene encoding uncharacterized protein isoform X16: MSENNYTLHSGMLERITKDTKGKEKREELWAVLKRNNYMFFFTDRTEHTIETHIGKLPINVHTVFTRREKEEKKYGGYIFTIFARDKSINIESNVKFKTNKKSIMEQWRGYISILAKDMIPHDLDLPTDTIQEMDFVLAELRRSTREPGVQRSERSRFSIDSGITHDSVSSVTVTTQRTSASGGSGGSGGSSAPSIDGRSGKRHKFSNNPEGDDVYPSWFISDCSRDKAMNIFTKVGTRYGNTLMRESAQAASHGTYVISYCSSAKDRIPVCDHFKVLRTRAGFRIDVEEKHPDMTNLTDVMMFFIKLNGADRTQSLTTNDLTLLGLVDSGYATYLPDKVDQPPRHSAAIPRNIQFREDRDRQNSEPPPGKVKRRDYDYEAPVSNPRPKTVTGATLQNEMKKYNMDQGQTREPVHSNRHFHPDMKGSNTVAPMRRGGRSELPKHTRVSMPDPTQLKQSPQSAAPWHRDFHVNTTSPPKQREETPPPPCEATSPLGYENDKPDFDKNSSRNKMDGNRETPPPNYKAPAPPPNVHSETAIPPAPPVPGIPAPPPPPPIIDQDARMKQMRSQSVPNLANQLKGVKLSPPQKPINLDEKVTTSFIQRNPPRTVLPKQSVSFDSGNDRSGTRFNIGSKSPEVSSNEPEVDGSHPGGVGTITRKFGQMITTKKDNANPPRYVPTKPPPILPSPHSGPQVYANSDIQEEVYMNDQTDDLYVNDTVDGVKTPPVCPTHAQYVNTTKAVAEPVSSSSSGVETSGKPSVQALKKKLNLEAIIGGSAGKQKPEVQKVISPPAKGKRDIPLPAIPTEAHAEHIDEIYDFLEEG, encoded by the exons GAATTATGGGCTGTACTGAAGAGAAATAACTACATGTTCTTTTTCACGGATCGAACAGAGCACACTATtgaaaca CATATCGGGAAGCTACCTATTAATGTTCACACCGTGTTTACAAGAAGAGAGAAGGAAGAGAAGAAATATGGCGGCTACATCTTCACAATATTTGCAAGAGATAAAAGTATTAACATTGAGTCGAATGTCAAGTTTAAG ACAAATAAGAAATCCATTATGGAGCAGTGGCGAGGCTACATTTCAATTCTAGCGAAG GATATGATACCGCACGACCTTGACCTCCCGACAGATACTATTCAGGAAATGGATTTTGTACTTGCGGAATTAAGGCGGTCCACTAGAGAACCAGGAGTTCAGAGGAGCGAGCGATCTCGTTTTAGTATTGACAGCGGAATCACTCATGATTCAGTCAGCAGTGTAACTGTAACTACGCAACGCACTTCCGCTTCCGGAGGATCAGGCGGAAGCGGAGGGAGCTCAGCTCCAAGTATTGATGGGCGTAGTGGGAAG AGACACAAATTCTCAAATAATCCTGAAGGGGATGATGTGTATCCCAGCTGGTTTATTTCTGACTGTTCTCGCGACAAAGCGATGAATATATTCACAAAAGTAGGTACCCGATATGGGAATACGTTGATGAGGGAGAGTGCCCAGGCGGCGTCCCATGGAACCTACGTCATCAGTTATTGTTCCAGTGCTAAGGACAG AATTCCCGTATGTGATCACTTTAAAGTACTAAGAACGCGTGCGGGATTTAGAATCGACGTCGAGGAAAAG CACCCTGACATGACGAATCTAACAGACGTTATGATGTTTTTCATCAAACTGAATGGTGCTGATCGTACGCAATCCCTGACCACTAACGATCTCACTCTACTGGGACTGGTAGATTCAGGATACGCCACGTATCTGCCCGACAAAG TTGACCAACCACCACGGCATAGCGCGGCTATACCACGAAACATCCAATTTAGGGAGGATCGAGATAGGCAGAATTCGGAACCACCACCAG GCAAAGTAAAACGACGCG ATTACGACTATGAAGCCCCGGTTTCTAATCCTCGGCCAAAAACCGTAACGGGAGCCACATTGCAAAATGAGATGAAAAAGTATAATATGGATCAAGGACAAACGAGag AGCCAGTCCATAGCAACAGACACTTTCACCCAGACATGAAAGGTAGCAATACGGTCGCTCCAATGCGAAGGGGTGGCCGTTCTGAGTTGCCCAAGCATACAAGAGTAAGCATGCCAGACCCGACACAGCTTAAACAATCACCCCAGTCTGCAG CACCATGGCATAGAGATTTCCATGTTAACACCACTTCTCCGCCTAAACAAAGGGAGGAAACTCCGCCACCACCTTGTGAGGCAACTTCTCCGCTAGGATATGAAAATGACAAGCCGgactttgacaaaa ACAGTTCAAGAAACAAAATGGACGGTAATCGTGAAACACCGCCACCGAATTACAAGGCACCAGCCCCACCTCCAAACGTACATTCTG AGACAGCGATACCACCTGCTCCTCCAGTACCTGGAATTCCTGCTCCTCCCCCTCCTCCACCGATAATAG ATCAAGATGCCAGAATGAAACAAATGCGCTCACAGTCTGTCCCTAATCTGGCAAATCAGCTGAAAGGTGTAAAGCTAAGCCCGCCGCAAAAACCAATTAACCTGGATGAAAAAG TGACCACTTCCTTTATACAACGGAATCCACCAAGGACAGTATTGCCAAAGCAGAGTGTTAGTTTCGACAGCGGAAATGATAGGTCTGGAACGAGGTTTAATATCGGAAGTAAGTCGCCGGAAGTGAGTTCTAATGAACCAGAGGTCGATGGTTCTCATCCCGGAGGTGTCGGCACGATAACCAGGAAGTTTGGTCAAATGATAACTACAAAAAAAGATAATG CTAACCCTCCGCGGTATGTACCAACCAAACCCCCACCTATACTACCATCACCACACTCTGGTCCACAAGTGTACGCAAACTCCGATATCCAGGAGGAAGTTTATATGAATGATCAAACCGATGACTTGTACGTGAATGACACTGTGGATGGCGTGAAAACCCCACCAGTTTGTCCCACGCATGCACAATATGTCAATACAACGAAAG CGGTTGCGGAGCCTGTTAGTTCATCTTCCAGTGGAGTTGAAACCTCAG GGAAGCCATCTGTGCAAGCTTTAAAGAAAAAACTAAATTTAGAGGCGATAATTGGTGGCTCTGCTGGGAAACAAAAACCAGAAGTAcaaaaagttatctcccctccaGCTAAGGGGAAAAGAGACATCCCACTCCCAGCTATACCAACAGAAGCACACGCAGAGCACATAGATGAAATATATGATTTTCTAGAGGAAGGTTAG
- the LOC138333659 gene encoding uncharacterized protein isoform X1 → MSENNYTLHSGMLERITKDTKGKEKREELWAVLKRNNYMFFFTDRTEHTIETHIGKLPINVHTVFTRREKEEKKYGGYIFTIFARDKSINIESNVKFKTNKKSIMEQWRGYISILAKDMIPHDLDLPTDTIQEMDFVLAELRRSTREPGVQRSERSRFSIDSGITHDSVSSVTVTTQRTSASGGSGGSGGSSAPSIDGRSGKRHKFSNNPEGDDVYPSWFISDCSRDKAMNIFTKVGTRYGNTLMRESAQAASHGTYVISYCSSAKDRIPVCDHFKVLRTRAGFRIDVEEKHPDMTNLTDVMMFFIKLNGADRTQSLTTNDLTLLGLVDSGYATYLPDKVDQPPRHSAAIPRNIQFREDRDRQNSEPPPGKVKRRDYDYEAPVSNPRPKTVTGATLQNEMKKYNMDQGQTREPVHSNRHFHPDMKGSNTVAPMRRGGRSELPKHTRVSMPDPTQLKQSPQSAAPWHRDFHVNTTSPPKQREETPPPPCEATSPLGYENDKPDFDKNSSRNKMDGNRETPPPNYKAPAPPPNVHSVSSGQTMDALSHDIPPPDHMAPPPPAHMSPPPPHISDHGAKRMAKAPPSFKAPQSPPKINETAIPPAPPVPGIPAPPPPPPIIGSSRDKLSQSPIKKHTGSLVTGRKKRLLSGDFDDVEHRFPNARRPTAPNIWGMPGSRNANVNYQDARMKQMRSQSVPNLANQLKGVKLSPPQKPINLDEKVTTSFIQRNPPRTVLPKQSVSFDSGNDRSGTRFNIGSKSPEVSSNEPEVDGSHPGGVGTITRKFGQMITTKKDNANPPRYVPTKPPPILPSPHSGPQVYANSDIQEEVYMNDQTDDLYVNDTVDGVKTPPVCPTHAQYVNTTKAVAEPVSSSSSGVETSGKPSVQALKKKLNLEAIIGGSAGKQKPEVQKVISPPAKGKRDIPLPAIPTEAHAEHIDEIYDFLEEG, encoded by the exons GAATTATGGGCTGTACTGAAGAGAAATAACTACATGTTCTTTTTCACGGATCGAACAGAGCACACTATtgaaaca CATATCGGGAAGCTACCTATTAATGTTCACACCGTGTTTACAAGAAGAGAGAAGGAAGAGAAGAAATATGGCGGCTACATCTTCACAATATTTGCAAGAGATAAAAGTATTAACATTGAGTCGAATGTCAAGTTTAAG ACAAATAAGAAATCCATTATGGAGCAGTGGCGAGGCTACATTTCAATTCTAGCGAAG GATATGATACCGCACGACCTTGACCTCCCGACAGATACTATTCAGGAAATGGATTTTGTACTTGCGGAATTAAGGCGGTCCACTAGAGAACCAGGAGTTCAGAGGAGCGAGCGATCTCGTTTTAGTATTGACAGCGGAATCACTCATGATTCAGTCAGCAGTGTAACTGTAACTACGCAACGCACTTCCGCTTCCGGAGGATCAGGCGGAAGCGGAGGGAGCTCAGCTCCAAGTATTGATGGGCGTAGTGGGAAG AGACACAAATTCTCAAATAATCCTGAAGGGGATGATGTGTATCCCAGCTGGTTTATTTCTGACTGTTCTCGCGACAAAGCGATGAATATATTCACAAAAGTAGGTACCCGATATGGGAATACGTTGATGAGGGAGAGTGCCCAGGCGGCGTCCCATGGAACCTACGTCATCAGTTATTGTTCCAGTGCTAAGGACAG AATTCCCGTATGTGATCACTTTAAAGTACTAAGAACGCGTGCGGGATTTAGAATCGACGTCGAGGAAAAG CACCCTGACATGACGAATCTAACAGACGTTATGATGTTTTTCATCAAACTGAATGGTGCTGATCGTACGCAATCCCTGACCACTAACGATCTCACTCTACTGGGACTGGTAGATTCAGGATACGCCACGTATCTGCCCGACAAAG TTGACCAACCACCACGGCATAGCGCGGCTATACCACGAAACATCCAATTTAGGGAGGATCGAGATAGGCAGAATTCGGAACCACCACCAG GCAAAGTAAAACGACGCG ATTACGACTATGAAGCCCCGGTTTCTAATCCTCGGCCAAAAACCGTAACGGGAGCCACATTGCAAAATGAGATGAAAAAGTATAATATGGATCAAGGACAAACGAGag AGCCAGTCCATAGCAACAGACACTTTCACCCAGACATGAAAGGTAGCAATACGGTCGCTCCAATGCGAAGGGGTGGCCGTTCTGAGTTGCCCAAGCATACAAGAGTAAGCATGCCAGACCCGACACAGCTTAAACAATCACCCCAGTCTGCAG CACCATGGCATAGAGATTTCCATGTTAACACCACTTCTCCGCCTAAACAAAGGGAGGAAACTCCGCCACCACCTTGTGAGGCAACTTCTCCGCTAGGATATGAAAATGACAAGCCGgactttgacaaaa ACAGTTCAAGAAACAAAATGGACGGTAATCGTGAAACACCGCCACCGAATTACAAGGCACCAGCCCCACCTCCAAACGTACATTCTG TAAGTTCGGGACAAACCATGGATGCTCTAAGTCATGACATACCACCGCCTGATCACATGGCGCCTCCTCCTCCCGCGCACATGTCGCCTCCTCCTCCCCACATTTCTGACCATG GCGCAAAGAGAATGGCGAAAGCTCCCCCTTCATTTAAAGCCCCACAAAGTCCTCCAAAAATCAACG AGACAGCGATACCACCTGCTCCTCCAGTACCTGGAATTCCTGCTCCTCCCCCTCCTCCACCGATAATAG GATCCTCTAGGGACAAACTCAGTCAGTCTCCCATCAAGAAACATACTGGTAGTTTGGTCACTGGAAGAAAAAAACGTTTGTTGAGCGGCGATTTTGATGACGTAGAACACAGGTTTCCAAATGCACGTCGACCAACCGCTCCTAACATCTGGGGAATGCCGGGTAGTCGAAATGCAAATGTTAATT ATCAAGATGCCAGAATGAAACAAATGCGCTCACAGTCTGTCCCTAATCTGGCAAATCAGCTGAAAGGTGTAAAGCTAAGCCCGCCGCAAAAACCAATTAACCTGGATGAAAAAG TGACCACTTCCTTTATACAACGGAATCCACCAAGGACAGTATTGCCAAAGCAGAGTGTTAGTTTCGACAGCGGAAATGATAGGTCTGGAACGAGGTTTAATATCGGAAGTAAGTCGCCGGAAGTGAGTTCTAATGAACCAGAGGTCGATGGTTCTCATCCCGGAGGTGTCGGCACGATAACCAGGAAGTTTGGTCAAATGATAACTACAAAAAAAGATAATG CTAACCCTCCGCGGTATGTACCAACCAAACCCCCACCTATACTACCATCACCACACTCTGGTCCACAAGTGTACGCAAACTCCGATATCCAGGAGGAAGTTTATATGAATGATCAAACCGATGACTTGTACGTGAATGACACTGTGGATGGCGTGAAAACCCCACCAGTTTGTCCCACGCATGCACAATATGTCAATACAACGAAAG CGGTTGCGGAGCCTGTTAGTTCATCTTCCAGTGGAGTTGAAACCTCAG GGAAGCCATCTGTGCAAGCTTTAAAGAAAAAACTAAATTTAGAGGCGATAATTGGTGGCTCTGCTGGGAAACAAAAACCAGAAGTAcaaaaagttatctcccctccaGCTAAGGGGAAAAGAGACATCCCACTCCCAGCTATACCAACAGAAGCACACGCAGAGCACATAGATGAAATATATGATTTTCTAGAGGAAGGTTAG
- the LOC138333659 gene encoding uncharacterized protein isoform X17 yields MSENNYTLHSGMLERITKDTKGKEKREELWAVLKRNNYMFFFTDRTEHTIETHIGKLPINVHTVFTRREKEEKKYGGYIFTIFARDKSINIESNVKFKTNKKSIMEQWRGYISILAKDMIPHDLDLPTDTIQEMDFVLAELRRSTREPGVQRSERSRFSIDSGITHDSVSSVTVTTQRTSASGGSGGSGGSSAPSIDGRSGKRHKFSNNPEGDDVYPSWFISDCSRDKAMNIFTKVGTRYGNTLMRESAQAASHGTYVISYCSSAKDRIPVCDHFKVLRTRAGFRIDVEEKHPDMTNLTDVMMFFIKLNGADRTQSLTTNDLTLLGLVDSGYATYLPDKVDQPPRHSAAIPRNIQFREDRDRQNSEPPPGKVKRRDYDYEAPVSNPRPKTVTGATLQNEMKKYNMDQGQTREPVHSNRHFHPDMKGSNTVAPMRRGGRSELPKHTRVSMPDPTQLKQSPQSAAPWHRDFHVNTTSPPKQREETPPPPCEATSPLGYENDKPDFDKNSSRNKMDGNRETPPPNYKAPAPPPNVHSGAKRMAKAPPSFKAPQSPPKINDQDARMKQMRSQSVPNLANQLKGVKLSPPQKPINLDEKVTTSFIQRNPPRTVLPKQSVSFDSGNDRSGTRFNIGSKSPEVSSNEPEVDGSHPGGVGTITRKFGQMITTKKDNANPPRYVPTKPPPILPSPHSGPQVYANSDIQEEVYMNDQTDDLYVNDTVDGVKTPPVCPTHAQYVNTTKAVAEPVSSSSSGVETSGKPSVQALKKKLNLEAIIGGSAGKQKPEVQKVISPPAKGKRDIPLPAIPTEAHAEHIDEIYDFLEEG; encoded by the exons GAATTATGGGCTGTACTGAAGAGAAATAACTACATGTTCTTTTTCACGGATCGAACAGAGCACACTATtgaaaca CATATCGGGAAGCTACCTATTAATGTTCACACCGTGTTTACAAGAAGAGAGAAGGAAGAGAAGAAATATGGCGGCTACATCTTCACAATATTTGCAAGAGATAAAAGTATTAACATTGAGTCGAATGTCAAGTTTAAG ACAAATAAGAAATCCATTATGGAGCAGTGGCGAGGCTACATTTCAATTCTAGCGAAG GATATGATACCGCACGACCTTGACCTCCCGACAGATACTATTCAGGAAATGGATTTTGTACTTGCGGAATTAAGGCGGTCCACTAGAGAACCAGGAGTTCAGAGGAGCGAGCGATCTCGTTTTAGTATTGACAGCGGAATCACTCATGATTCAGTCAGCAGTGTAACTGTAACTACGCAACGCACTTCCGCTTCCGGAGGATCAGGCGGAAGCGGAGGGAGCTCAGCTCCAAGTATTGATGGGCGTAGTGGGAAG AGACACAAATTCTCAAATAATCCTGAAGGGGATGATGTGTATCCCAGCTGGTTTATTTCTGACTGTTCTCGCGACAAAGCGATGAATATATTCACAAAAGTAGGTACCCGATATGGGAATACGTTGATGAGGGAGAGTGCCCAGGCGGCGTCCCATGGAACCTACGTCATCAGTTATTGTTCCAGTGCTAAGGACAG AATTCCCGTATGTGATCACTTTAAAGTACTAAGAACGCGTGCGGGATTTAGAATCGACGTCGAGGAAAAG CACCCTGACATGACGAATCTAACAGACGTTATGATGTTTTTCATCAAACTGAATGGTGCTGATCGTACGCAATCCCTGACCACTAACGATCTCACTCTACTGGGACTGGTAGATTCAGGATACGCCACGTATCTGCCCGACAAAG TTGACCAACCACCACGGCATAGCGCGGCTATACCACGAAACATCCAATTTAGGGAGGATCGAGATAGGCAGAATTCGGAACCACCACCAG GCAAAGTAAAACGACGCG ATTACGACTATGAAGCCCCGGTTTCTAATCCTCGGCCAAAAACCGTAACGGGAGCCACATTGCAAAATGAGATGAAAAAGTATAATATGGATCAAGGACAAACGAGag AGCCAGTCCATAGCAACAGACACTTTCACCCAGACATGAAAGGTAGCAATACGGTCGCTCCAATGCGAAGGGGTGGCCGTTCTGAGTTGCCCAAGCATACAAGAGTAAGCATGCCAGACCCGACACAGCTTAAACAATCACCCCAGTCTGCAG CACCATGGCATAGAGATTTCCATGTTAACACCACTTCTCCGCCTAAACAAAGGGAGGAAACTCCGCCACCACCTTGTGAGGCAACTTCTCCGCTAGGATATGAAAATGACAAGCCGgactttgacaaaa ACAGTTCAAGAAACAAAATGGACGGTAATCGTGAAACACCGCCACCGAATTACAAGGCACCAGCCCCACCTCCAAACGTACATTCTG GCGCAAAGAGAATGGCGAAAGCTCCCCCTTCATTTAAAGCCCCACAAAGTCCTCCAAAAATCAACG ATCAAGATGCCAGAATGAAACAAATGCGCTCACAGTCTGTCCCTAATCTGGCAAATCAGCTGAAAGGTGTAAAGCTAAGCCCGCCGCAAAAACCAATTAACCTGGATGAAAAAG TGACCACTTCCTTTATACAACGGAATCCACCAAGGACAGTATTGCCAAAGCAGAGTGTTAGTTTCGACAGCGGAAATGATAGGTCTGGAACGAGGTTTAATATCGGAAGTAAGTCGCCGGAAGTGAGTTCTAATGAACCAGAGGTCGATGGTTCTCATCCCGGAGGTGTCGGCACGATAACCAGGAAGTTTGGTCAAATGATAACTACAAAAAAAGATAATG CTAACCCTCCGCGGTATGTACCAACCAAACCCCCACCTATACTACCATCACCACACTCTGGTCCACAAGTGTACGCAAACTCCGATATCCAGGAGGAAGTTTATATGAATGATCAAACCGATGACTTGTACGTGAATGACACTGTGGATGGCGTGAAAACCCCACCAGTTTGTCCCACGCATGCACAATATGTCAATACAACGAAAG CGGTTGCGGAGCCTGTTAGTTCATCTTCCAGTGGAGTTGAAACCTCAG GGAAGCCATCTGTGCAAGCTTTAAAGAAAAAACTAAATTTAGAGGCGATAATTGGTGGCTCTGCTGGGAAACAAAAACCAGAAGTAcaaaaagttatctcccctccaGCTAAGGGGAAAAGAGACATCCCACTCCCAGCTATACCAACAGAAGCACACGCAGAGCACATAGATGAAATATATGATTTTCTAGAGGAAGGTTAG